The Rufibacter sp. DG15C region CCTGGCTTCTGGGCTTCTTTAGCAGAGGTGCCCTTGGTGTTTATGACATTAGTATGGGGCTTGGTGCTGGCGGGCATTCTTTTCAAGCTAGCTGGTTTTCCGTTTCATTTCTGGGCCCCAGATGTGTACCAGACCGCGCCCACCGGGGTGGTGGCGTTCTTCTCCACGGCTCCAAAAATCGCAGCGGTGTTGGTGTTGCTTCGGTTCTGCCTGGGCAGTGGAGTTACAACGGGAAGTTTGCAAGAGACCAATCCCTCGCTGTTTATTCTGTTGCAGGTAGCGGCGGTGGGTACGTTGGTACTGGGCAATTTTACGGCCTTATTGCAACAGGACATCAAACGCCTGATGGCCTATTCTTCCATTGCGCACGCGGGCTTTTTGTTGGTGACTTTGCTGTGGGGCGGAAGCGCTTCAGCTTCTACCATTTTATTCTATGCCACGGTCTTACTGTTCTCCAACATGGGTTTCTTTCTGGTTATCCAGTTGCTGCAGAATGCCACTGGGTCAGCGGTGCTTAGTGATTGGGCCGGCTTAGGGAAGAAGGCGCCGTATGTGGGCGTGCTGGCCATGGTCTTTCTCATCAGCTTGATTGGCTTGCCGCCTACGGGTGGGTTTGTGGCCAAGCTGTTGGTGTTCTCCCAGTTATGGGAGGGTTATCAGGTCACCGGACAATTAGTATTTTTTCTTTTGCTACTAGGGGCACTCTTGCTTACCGCCGTGGCGTTGTATTACTATCTCAAGGTTCCCTTCACGCTTTTCATGCGCGGAAAGGAATACGGACAGAAAATAGCTTTTCCTCTGGGGGCTTACTTATTTTTAGGCTTACTTTGCATACCGGTTCTGCTCTCCTTCTTTAAGGCAGACTGGTTGGTGAAAGTCCTGGAACAAGTGCTTTCCCTTTAATTGATTCAGTCTTATGAGTGACGCAATAAAACACGAGTGCGGTATTGCCCTGATTCGCCTTCGCAAGCCCCTTGACTACTACGCCCAGAAATACGGGACTCCCATGTACGCCTTGCACAAGATGTACCTGCTCATGGAGAAACAGCATAATAGGGGACAAGATGGCGCAGGGTTGGCCAGTATTAAAATTGACACCAAACCCGGCACTGAGTACATAGCCCGCTACCGCTCCGTCAAGACCAAGGCCATTGACGCCATCTTCGGGAAGATCAGCGAGAAGTACGGCAAACTACTCCGCAAAAACCCCGAAGCCGCCAAAGATGTAGACTGGCTCCGCGACAACCTTCCTTTTCTGGGTGATGTGTACCTGGGCCACCTTCGCTACGGCACCCACGGCGAAAACTCAGTAGACAACTGCCATCCCATGCTACGGGAGAACAACTGGCGCAACAGAAGCCTGGCCGTGGCCGGTAACTTCAACATGACCAACGTAGACGAGCTCTTCAACGTCCTCACCAACCTAGGTCAGCATCCTAAGCAGAAAATAGACACCGTCACGGTGCTGGAGAAAATAGGTCACTTCTTAGACGAGGAAAACCAACGCCTCTTTGACTACTACAAACCTGACCACAACAACGAGGAAATCACCCACCTTATAGAAGAAAACCTGGACCTGCAACGCGTGCTGCGCCGGGCCTGCAAGGATTTTGACGGCGGCTACGCCATGGCGGGGATGACGGGGTACGGTGCTTCGTTTGTAGTGCGTGACCCATCCGGGATTAGACCAGCGTATTATTATGTGGATGATGAAGTGGTCGTAGTCGCTTCTGAGAAACCCGCCATCAAGACTGCCTTTGGCGTAGATTACAGCCAAATCAAGGAAATCACCCCGGGCCACGCCCTCATTATCAACAAGAACGGCACCACCTCTGAGCGCGAAGTGTTGCCGGCCCTAGAGAAAAAATCCTGCAGCTTTGAGCGCATCTATTTCTCCAGAGGCAATGACCCAGAGATTTACCAGGAGCGCAAAGCCCTGGGCAAACTACTCTGTCCGCAGATCCTAAAGGCCATCAACCACGATCTGGAAAACACCGTTTTCTCCTACATCCCCAACACTGCCGAGACCTCTTACTACGGCATGATGGATGGCATTGAGGATTACCTTCGCAGTTACCGCAAGCAAGCCATCACGGAAGCCGGCAACGACCCCGAGAAACTGGAAACCATCCTTTCCTTTAAGCCACGGGTGGAGAAACTGGTGATCAAAGACGCCAAGCTCAGAACCTTCATCACCGACAATGACCACCGCGATGACCTGGTGGCCCACGTGTATGACACTACCTATGAAGTGGTGAAAAAAGGCGTAGACACGGTAGTAGTGATTGACGACTCCATTGTCCGCGGCACTACTTTGGAGAAAAGCATCATCAAAATGCTGGACCGGCTGGGCCCTAAGAAAATCATCATCGTGTCCTGTGCGCCGCAGATCAGGTACCCAGATTGCTACGGTATTGACATGTCCAAGATGAAGGAGTTTGTGGCCTTCAGGGCATTGATGGGCCTGTTGAAAGACAACAACAAAGAAAATCTGGCCGAGGAGGTGTATGAACAATGCCGCCAAGCCGCGGGCACTTCGGCTTTCAAGGAGAAGAACTTCGTGCAGGCGCTGTATGAGGCCTTCTCTTACGAAGAGGTGAGTGCCAAGGTAGCCGAAATTGTCACCGCCAAAGGTATTCAAGCCGAGGTGGAAGTCATCTTTCAGACCGTAGACTCATTACACGAAGCCTGCCCGAACCATCTAGGCGACTGGTACTTTACGGGGAATTACCCAACTCCTGGCGGTACCAAAGTGGTAAACCGCGCCTTCATGAACTACATGGAGAAAAGCGAGGCCAGGGCGTATTAATGTGCTGATTTTTCAATGTGCTGATGTGCTAGTTTTCAGCATACTACATGTGATAATTTAAAAACGAAGAGGGCCGATTCATTGGAATCGGCCCTCTTCGTTTTTGGACTCTTTTTGGAAAAATAGGCCAAAAACAGATTACTGTTTTATAAACCGTAGCCGGTGAGTAACTCTGTTTTGGCTTACTTGTAAATAATAAGTACCGCTAGGTAAATGCTTTACACTCACCTTAGCAAAAGTATCCTCAGCCACAGGCGAATTTGAATAGACCTTCTGTCCAGTCGCGTTAAAGATTTGCACTTGGGTAGTGGCTCCTAATGCAAGACCAGATAAATGTAATTCGTCCTGCGCTGGATTTGGATATAAGGAAAGCTGAATTGACAGAGGAATGATACTCGCATGAATGGTCACAGTCTTGCTTAGCTCAAATGCACCATCCATATCAATCTGCTTAATTCTGTAGTAAGTTAATTGATTAGTAG contains the following coding sequences:
- a CDS encoding NADH-quinone oxidoreductase subunit N gives rise to the protein MQTPILIAPPDIMGQTAESLQSLGPECLLLAGFLVVLVLDLLPSQKLRAKLPFFSLLLFMGIAVWQGLQVFQVLPYATGSLFMGMLHQDGLAFWGSWLFSLSAVLSLLVMQLGWKQELETSTRNEFFAVLFAVVLGLNLLVRSSNLLMLFLSLELVSIGSYLLLLLASVSPKRVEAGVKYILYGMFASGIMLYGISFLYGLTGTLQFLVPGFWASLAEVPLVFMTLVWGLVLAGILFKLAGFPFHFWAPDVYQTAPTGVVAFFSTAPKIAAVLVLLRFCLGSGVTTGSLQETNPSLFILLQVAAVGTLVLGNFTALLQQDIKRLMAYSSIAHAGFLLVTLLWGGSASASTILFYATVLLFSNMGFFLVIQLLQNATGSAVLSDWAGLGKKAPYVGVLAMVFLISLIGLPPTGGFVAKLLVFSQLWEGYQVTGQLVFFLLLLGALLLTAVALYYYLKVPFTLFMRGKEYGQKIAFPLGAYLFLGLLCIPVLLSFFKADWLVKVLEQVLSL
- a CDS encoding amidophosphoribosyltransferase yields the protein MSDAIKHECGIALIRLRKPLDYYAQKYGTPMYALHKMYLLMEKQHNRGQDGAGLASIKIDTKPGTEYIARYRSVKTKAIDAIFGKISEKYGKLLRKNPEAAKDVDWLRDNLPFLGDVYLGHLRYGTHGENSVDNCHPMLRENNWRNRSLAVAGNFNMTNVDELFNVLTNLGQHPKQKIDTVTVLEKIGHFLDEENQRLFDYYKPDHNNEEITHLIEENLDLQRVLRRACKDFDGGYAMAGMTGYGASFVVRDPSGIRPAYYYVDDEVVVVASEKPAIKTAFGVDYSQIKEITPGHALIINKNGTTSEREVLPALEKKSCSFERIYFSRGNDPEIYQERKALGKLLCPQILKAINHDLENTVFSYIPNTAETSYYGMMDGIEDYLRSYRKQAITEAGNDPEKLETILSFKPRVEKLVIKDAKLRTFITDNDHRDDLVAHVYDTTYEVVKKGVDTVVVIDDSIVRGTTLEKSIIKMLDRLGPKKIIIVSCAPQIRYPDCYGIDMSKMKEFVAFRALMGLLKDNNKENLAEEVYEQCRQAAGTSAFKEKNFVQALYEAFSYEEVSAKVAEIVTAKGIQAEVEVIFQTVDSLHEACPNHLGDWYFTGNYPTPGGTKVVNRAFMNYMEKSEARAY